Proteins encoded by one window of Glycine soja cultivar W05 chromosome 15, ASM419377v2, whole genome shotgun sequence:
- the LOC114388575 gene encoding 30S ribosomal protein 2, chloroplastic-like: protein MASVHSSFLLPYNLLSLTTPSSSSTQILFTARPSATHLRPLLLTTRRRSGRRPFAAVAEQAATATEAAARRLYVGNIPRTVTNDELAKIVQEHGAVEKAEVMYDKYSGRSRRFAFVTMKTVEDATAVIEKLNGTELGGREIKVNVTEKPLSTLDLPLLQAEESEFIDSPHKVYVGNLAKTVTTDTLKNFFSEKGKVLSAKVSRVPGTSKSSGYGFVTFPSEEDVEAAISSFNNSLLEGQTIRVNKA, encoded by the exons ATGGCTTCTGTTCACTCTTCTTTCCTTCTACCATATAATCTCCTTTCCCTCACAACCCCATCAAGCTCTTCCACTCAAATTCTCTTTACCGCGAGACCCTCCGCGACCCACCTGCGACCCCTTCTTCTCACCACACGACGCCGTTCCGGGAGACGACCCTTTGCCGCGGTGGCGGAACAGGCCGCCACCGCGACCGAGGCGGCCGCGAGGAGGCTCTACGTTGGCAACATTCCCCGCACTGTCACCAATGACGAGCTTGCCAAGATTGTTCAGGAGCATGGCGCTGTTGAGAAAGCTGAG GTAATGTATGACAAATACTCTGGAAGGAGCCGTCGCTTTGCATTCGTTACCATGAAAACTGTTGAGGACGCAACTGCTGTGATTGAGAAACTTAACGGCACT GAACTTGGAGGGCGTGAGATCAAAGTAAATGTAACTGAAAAACCTTTATCAACACTAGATTTGCCTTTACTCCAAGCCGAGGAATCTGAATTTATTGACAGTCCCCACAAGGTGTATGTGGGAAATCTGGCCAAGACAGTAACAACTGATActcttaaaaactttttttctgaGAAGGGAAAAGTTCTTAGTGCCAAGGTTTCACGGGTCCCTGGTACCTCAAAATCCAGTGGATATGGTTTTGTTACTTTTCCATCAGAAGAGGATGTAGAAGCTGCAATCTCATCATTCAACAATTCT
- the LOC114388363 gene encoding 60S ribosomal protein L6-like: MAPKKPRTTTRNPDLVRGIGKYSRSQMYHKRGIWAIKAKNGGVLPRHDPKPKPEAPAQKPPKFYPADDVKKPLVNKHKPKPAKLRASITPGTVLILLAGRFKGKRVVFLKQLPSGLLLVTGPFKINGVPLRRVNQSYVIGTSTKVDISGVNVDKFDDKYFAKEAKKKKTKGEGEFFEAEKEEKNVLPQEKKDDQKTVDTTLLKAIESVPDLKSYLGARFSLKAGVKPHELVF; the protein is encoded by the exons ATGGCGCCGAAGAAGCCGAGAACCACGACAAGGAATCCTGATTTGGTTAGGGGGATTGGCAAGTATTCCAGGTCGCAGATGTACCACAAGAGGGGCATCTGGGCCATCAAGGCCAAAAACGGTGGCGTTTTGCCCCGCCACGATCCCAAGCCCAAGCCCGAGGCCCCGGCCCAGAAGCCGCCCAAGTTCTACCCCGCGGACGATGTTAAGAAGCCCCTCGTCAACAAGCACAAGCCCAAACCCGCGAAACTCAG GGCTAGCATTACTCCAGGGACTGTGTTGATCCTGCTTGCTGGGAGGTTCAAGGGAAAGAGGGTTGTTTTCCTGAAGCAGCTCCCATCTGGATTGCTTCTTGTAACTG GTCCCTTTAAGATCAATGGGGTTCCTCTCAGAAGGGTGAACCAATCGTATGTCATTGGTACATCCACAAAGGTGGACATCTCTGGTGTTAATGTTGATAAATTTGATGACAAGTACTTTGCCAAGGaagccaagaaaaagaaaacaaagggcGAAGGCGAGTTCTTCGAGGCAGAGAAGGAG GAGAAAAATGTGCTTCcccaagaaaagaaagatgacCAAAAAACCGTGGACACTACTCTGTTAAAGGCCATTGAGAGTGTTCCAGACCTCAAGTCTTACTTGGGTGCTAGGTTTTCTTTGAAGGCCGGAGTGAAGCCCCATGAGCTAGTCTTCTAG
- the LOC114387394 gene encoding FT-interacting protein 1-like, translated as MISIKRRQRGAPVTMHSVGPEVHPSSQDEDYNLRETDPQLGGDRWPNARRGWIGGERFSSTYDLVEQMFYLYVRVVKAKDLSPSTLTSSCDPYVEVKLGNYKGRTKHIEKKTNPEWNQVYAFSKDRIQSSVLEVIVKDKEMLGRDDYIGRVAFDLNEVPTRVPPDSPLAPQWYRLEDRRGEGKVRGDIMLAVWMGTQADEAFSEAWHSDAATVSGEGVFNVRSKVYVSPKLWYLRVNAIEAQDVIPSDRNRLPEVFVKAQMGSQVLRTKICPTRTTTPLWNEDLVFVAAEPFEEQLTITVEDRVHPSRDEVLGKIILPLTLFEKRLDHRPVHSRWFNLEKFGFGMMEADRRNELKFSSRIHLRISLEGGYHVLDESTLYSSDQRPTARQLWKQPIGVLEVGILGAQGLLPMKMRDGRGTTDAYCVAKYGQKWVRTRTILDNFSPKWNEQYTWEIYDPCTVITLGVFDNCHLGGGEKATAGTAARDSRIGKVRIRLSTLEAHRIYTHSHPLLVLHPHGVKKMGELQLAVRFTSLSLANMVYIYGQPLLPKQHYLRPFIVNQVENLRYQAMNIVAVRLGRAEPPLRKEVVEYMLDVDSHMWSMRRSKANFFRIMSLFSGIITMGQWFSQVCHWKNPITSILVHILFLILICYPELILPTLFLYMFLIGLWNYRFRPRHPPHMDTKLSWAEVVHPDELDEEFDTFPTSRPHDVVKMRYDRLRSVAGRIQTVVGDIATQGERFQSLLSWRDPRATSFFVVFSLCSAVVLYATPPKVVAMVTGLYYLRHPKFRSKLPSVPSNFFKRLPARTDSML; from the coding sequence ATGATTTCAATAAAGAGAAGACAAAGAGGTGCTCCAGTCACAATGCACTCGGTTGGCCCTGAAGTCCATCCTAGTAGCCAAGATGAAGACTACAATCTGAGGGAGACTGATCCACAACTCGGTGGTGACCGGTGGCCTAATGCCAGAAGAGGGTGGATTGGTGGTGAAAGATTCTCAAGCACATATGACCTTGTTGAGCAGATGTTCTATCTGTATGTTAGGGTGGTGAAAGCCAAAGATCTTTCCCCCAGCACTCTCACCTCAAGCTGTGATCCTTATGTGGAAGTGAAGCTGGGGAACTACAAAGGAAGAACAAAGCACATAGAGAAGAAAACCAACCCAGAATGGAACCAAGTGTATGCTTTCTCCAAAGACAGAATTCAATCTTCTGTTCTGGAAGTCATTGTCAAAGACAAAGAAATGCTTGGAAGAGATGATTATATTGGAAGGGTGGCCTTTGATCTCAATGAGGTTCCAACCAGAGTTCCCCCAGACAGTCCATTGGCTCCTCAATGGTACAGGCTCGAGGACCGGCGAGGAGAAGGGAAGGTGAGGGGTGATATCATGCTTGCAGTGTGGATGGGAACTCAAGCTGATGAAGCCTTCTCAGAGGCATGGCATTCTGATGCTGCCACTGTGTCTGGAGAGGGTGTTTTCAATGTCAGATCAAAGGTTTATGTGTCACCAAAACTGTGGTATCTCAGGGTGAATGCCATTGAAGCACAAGATGTGATACCGAGTGACAGAAACCGGCTGCCAGAGGTTTTTGTCAAGGCTCAGATGGGGAGCCAAGTGTTGAGGACCAAGATATGTCCAACTAGGACAACCACACCACTTTGGAATGAAGATTTGGTATTTGTGGCAGCTGAACCATTTGAGGAGCAGTTGACTATCACTGTGGAGGATCGCGTGCACCCTTCAAGAGATGAAGTACTTGGGAAGATAATCTTGCCACTGACCCTCTTTGAGAAGCGGCTAGACCACAGGCCAGTTCATTCACGCTGGTTCAATCTTGAGAAGTTTGGTTTTGGAATGATGGAAGCTGATAGGAGAAATGAGCTTAAGTTTTCAAGCAGGATTCACCTAAGAATTTCCCTTGAAGGTGGATACCATGTCCTTGATGAGTCCACTTTGTACTCAAGTGACCAAAGACCAACAGCTAGACAGCTATGGAAGCAGCCTATTGGGGTGCTTGAAGTAGGGATCTTAGGAGCACAAGGACTCCTCCCAATGAAGATGAGGGATGGCCGCGGCACCACGGATGCATATTGTGTTGCCAAGTATGGCCAAAAATGGGTCAGAACCAGAACAATTCTTGACAATTTTAGTCCAAAATGGAATGAGCAATACACATGGGAGATTTATGATCCTTGCACTGTAATAACACTTGGTGTTTTTGACAACTGCCATTTAGGAGGAGGGGAAAAAGCCACTGCTGGCACTGCAGCCAGGGATTCAAGAATTGGAAAGGTAAGAATTAGGCTCTCAACACTTGAAGCTCATAGGATATACACTCATAGCCATCCCCTTCTTGTTTTGCACCCACATGGTGTCAAGAAAATGGGTGAGCTTCAGCTAGCAGTGAGGTTCACTAGCCTCTCACTGGCTAACATGGTTTACATTTATGGCCAACCCTTGCTTCCAAAGCAGCATTACTTGCGCCCTTTCATCGTTAACCAAGTAGAGAATTTGAGGTACCAAGCCATGAACATTGTGGCTGTGAGGCTTGGAAGAGCTGAACCTCCCCTCAGGAAGGAGGTAGTAGAGTACATGTTGGATGTTGATTCCCATATGTGGAGCATGAGAAGAAGCAAAGCCAACTTCTTCCGCATCATGTCACTTTTCTCTGGCATCATCACAATGGGGCAATGGTTTAGCCAAGTTTGCCATTGGAAGAACCCCATCACATCAATCCTAGTTCACATTCTCTTCCTCATACTCATTTGCTACCCTGAATTGATACTTCCAACCTTGTTCCTCTACATGTTCTTGATTGGCCTGTGGAACTATAGGTTTAGGCCTAGACACCCACCCCACATGGACACAAAACTCTCATGGGCAGAAGTGGTTCACCCCGATGAACTCGACGAAGAGTTCGACACATTCCCAACTTCTAGACCACATGATGTGGTGAAAATGAGGTATGACAGGCTTCGAAGTGTTGCGGGAAGGATTCAAACAGTTGTTGGGGACATAGCAACACAGGGAGAGAGGTTTCAGTCTCTACTGAGTTGGAGAGACCCCAGGGCAACCAGCTTCTTTGTAGTGTTCAGCctttgttctgctgtggttctCTATGCAACACCACCAAAAGTGGTGGCTATGGTAACAGGCTTGTACTATCTGCGGCATCCCAAGTTTCGTAGCAAGCTGCCTTCTGTGCCCAGCAACTTCTTCAAGAGGCTTCCAGCTAGAACAGATAGCATGTTGTGA
- the LOC114385793 gene encoding chaperone protein dnaJ GFA2, mitochondrial-like: MIRSNGVRLLRSLPEKLLRHANERIYEGMCQWGYRTLSSGLCNPSRVIGNLSPNVGNGGNLKNYLLFGAANTYWGTSRSIHGSASLARDYYEVLGVSKNASSSEIKKAYYGLAKKLHPDTNKDDPEAEKKFQEVSMAYEVLKDEEKRQQYDQVGHDAYVNQESTNGFGGNSGFNPFEQMFRDHDFVKSFFHQNIGGEDVKTFIELSFMEAVRGCNKTITFQTEVLCNTCGGSGVPPGTRPETCKRCKGSGVTYVQTGIFRMESTCGTCKGTGKIVSNFCKSCKGTKVTKGTKSVKLDIMAGIDNNETIKVYRSGGADPDGDNPGDLYVTIKVRDDPVFRREGSNIHVDAILSITQAILGGTIQVPTLTGDVVLKIRPGTQPGQKVVLKKKGIKTKNSYTFGDQYVHFNVSIPNNLTERQRELIEEFAKEEQGDFDKQRVASASG, encoded by the exons ATGATTCGCTCCAATGGCGTCAGGCTCCTTCGATCGCTGCCCGAAAAACTCCTCCGCCACGCCAACGAACGC ATATACGAAGGAATGTGCCAATGGGGTTATAGGACATTGAGTTCAGGTCTTTGTAATCCATCCAGAGTTATTGGGAACTTATCTCCAAATG TTGGAAATGGTGGTAATTTGAAGAACTATTTGCTTTTTGGAGCCGCAAATACATATTGGGGGACATCTAGATCCATTCATGGGTCAG CATCATTGGCAAGGGACTATTACGAAGTGCTTGGTGTGAGTAAGAATGCGAGTTCTTCTGAAATAAAGAAAGCATACTATGGG CTTGCAAAGAAGCTCCATCCAGACACAAACAAAGATGATCCTGAGGCCGAAAAGAAGTTTCAAGAAGTTTCAATGGCATATGAG GTTTTGAAGGATGAGGAAAAACGCCAACAGTATGATCAG GTTGGCCATGATGCATATGTAAACCAAGAAAGCACCAATGGTTTTGGAGGCAACAGTGGCTTTAATCCATTTGAGCAGATGTTCCGTGATCAT GATTTTGTCAAGAGCTTTTTTCATCAGAATATTGGTGGAGAAGATGTCAAg ACTTTTATTGAACTATCTTTTATGGAAGCTGTCCGGGGATGCAATAAAACTATTACATTTCAAACAGAAGTGCTTTGTAACACCTGTG GTGGAAGTGGTGTGCCTCCTGGTACAAGACCTGAAACCTGTAAGCGCTGTAAAGGGTCAGGAGTG ACATATGTACAAACTGGCATATTTAGGATGGAGAGTACTTGTGGTACATGTAAGGGAACTGGCAAAATTGTATCG AATTTCTGCAAGTCATGTAAAGGTACAAAGGTTACCAAAGGAACAAAATCGGTCAAATTGGATATTATGGCTG GgattgacaacaatgaaactATAAAGGTTTATAGAAGTGGTGGTGCAGATCCTGATGGAGATAATCCTGGTGATCTTTATGTTACTATCAAG GTCAGGGACGATCCTGTCTTCCGTAGAGAAGGATCTAATATTCATGTAGATGCTATCTTAAGTATCACTCAG GCAATTTTGGGTGGAACCATTCAGGTCCCAACTCTTACTGGAGATGTTGTTCTAAAG ATTCGTCCTGGCACCCAACCTGGTCAGAAGGTGGTTCTGAAAAAGAAAG GGATCAAGACAAAAAATTCTTACACATTTGGGGATCAATACGTTCATTTTAACGTCAGCATTCCAAA CAATCTGACAGAGAGACAGCGTGAATTGATTGAAGAGTTTGCCAAGGAAGAGCAAGGAGATTTTGATAAACAGAGAGTTGCATCTGCTTCTGGTTGA
- the LOC114388664 gene encoding thioredoxin-like protein Clot: protein MPLKVLEATVSSFDVVFEKFRSEAPQNKANLILFLADNDPATSLSWCPDCVRAEPVIYKKLEASPDDIALLRAYVGDRPTWRNPQHPWRVDPRFKLTGVPTLIRWENNTVKGRLEDHEAHLENKIEALVADK, encoded by the exons ATGCCGTTGAAGGTGTTAGAGGCGACAGTGTCGAGTTTCGATGTGGTTTTTGAGAAGTTCCGATCAGAGGCTCCACAAAACAAGGCCAATCTCATCCTCTTCTTGGCGGACAATGACCCGGCTACCTCTCTCAGCTGGTGCCCTg aTTGTGTGAGAGCAGAACCTGTGATATACAAGAAGCTGGAGGCTTCACCTGATGACATTGCACTATTGAGAGCTTATGTTGGAGATAGACCAACATGGAGGAATCCCCAGCATCCATGGAGGGTGGATCCTAGGTTCAAGCTCACTGGGGTGCCAACGTTGATCCGTTGGGAGAACAACACAGTCAAAGGTCGCTTGGAGGATCATGAAGCTcaccttgaaaacaaaatcgAAGCTCTTGTTGCTGACAAGTGA